One genomic region from Vannielia litorea encodes:
- a CDS encoding VOC family protein, translating to MIGRIDHIVLTVRDAEASVAFYVRVLGMEPVTFAGGRRALAFGQQKINLQTLGQETRNFAGIGSGDLCLITEWPVERVLAKLAEENVEVVEGPVAKSGALGPITSVYFNDPDGNLIEVSRYD from the coding sequence ATGATCGGGCGGATCGACCATATCGTGCTGACGGTGCGCGACGCGGAGGCCTCGGTGGCCTTCTACGTTCGTGTGCTCGGCATGGAGCCTGTCACCTTCGCAGGCGGGCGGAGGGCGCTTGCCTTCGGGCAACAGAAGATCAACTTGCAGACCCTCGGGCAGGAGACCCGCAACTTTGCGGGCATCGGCTCGGGTGATCTCTGCCTGATCACCGAATGGCCGGTGGAGCGTGTGCTCGCCAAGCTGGCCGAGGAAAACGTGGAAGTGGTGGAGGGCCCCGTGGCGAAGTCGGGCGCGCTGGGGCCGATCACTTCTGTCTATTTCAACGATCCCGACGGAAATCTGATCGAGGTAAGTCGCTATGACTGA